In the genome of Chroococcidiopsis sp. TS-821, the window GTCGAAGCTTCTGAACCATCTGCGTACTGTCCAAATCGTTCTAACATGAAGCGGCGGGAAATATCTTGCGAAAATAAGGGCATGATCGCATTTGTCAGTACCAGCATATAACCAAAGCTAAGCGCACACACTGCCAGCCCAATACGCGGATACCGTCTACTAGCAATTAAATAAAAACCAACTCCAAATAATACAATTCCGCTATCTTCCCGTACTGCTAAAGTTAAAATCGCAAGTAGCCAAAATAGCCGCCACCAGCGTTTTTCCATTGCTAGAAGTAGCCCAAAGACAAATAAAGGAATTTGGCTGATATCGTGAAAATTCGATTGCGTTGGACCTAAAACTGCATTCGCCGCGTAGAAACTCGCAGTCACCATCGCTGCGATTGGCGGTGCAAGATATTGTCGTGCTAGCGCATACAACACTAAACCCGCCGCCGTCACAAATGTCACTTGTAACACTGTAAGCGTCGCTGGCGAAGGAAACAAGGCGTAAATCGGTAGCCACAATAGTAATGCTGGGGTAAAGTGCTGTCCTAGACGGTGATAGTAAACTTCAGGAATTTCGCCGCTATGTACGACATTCGTAGACAAACTTGAAGAAAGCGAACTTTGAAAGAATCTACCGTGGAGATTGTTCCAGAATACTTGATTAAAAATACCTTGGTCAAACGTTGCGTAGAAGCTGTAGTAACGATGCAAGCCTAAAATGAGGTTTAGCACAAAAAATGCGATCGCCGCCCCAATCAATAATCTAATTCCTGGCTTCTGTGATTTGAATAACATGACTCACTCGCGCTCACACTCAATACGGACAAGAGCGTCAGCGAGTATTGTAAAGCCTAATAATGAACGCGATCGCAGCTTGTTTATTTAAAAGATTTAGCAATGTTCTTTTTAAGAATAATATATATGCGATCGCTAAAATTTATTCTTTCGTAAAACAACGCCCTCGACAACGAGTACTATATTGTGCAATATGATATCCGCGAGAAGTATAAAAATCTACTGTTAGCGGTTCAGAACCGTATTCATTAAGATAATCCCACCACATATTTTCTCTAGCACTTTTACGTTCTTGCGTAGTTAGTTCAGCCCAAGTAGGTGTTTGTCTAACCGTAATTACAATACCTCCATTAGTCATACTAAATTTTTCGGTGTATGGATAACGACCTCCAGAATTAGTAGCAGGCGATCGACGACAATCTGTGCCAATCATGTTTCCACTTACCCAGCCATTGTGAGGATAAGTAATTCTTAGCCAACCTCCAGACCTACCTACAACATTAACGTCACTACCTTCATAGGCGCGTCCTACAATAGAATGCTGTGTACTAGGACCTGTACGAACATTGACATAGCCATCTTCAATAACATAGTTACGGCAAGCTTGAGCTTTTGATGGAGTTGTAATACTTAGCGAAAGCACTCCTAAACCCAGTGAAATTAAATATTTATTCATACATATTAAAACATATTTATTATTTGATAATAGTGATTATATTACAGACCAACATCGGTATTTTTACAGAAATAGATGTTGACTATTTTTTTAAAAGATATAGAATTTGATAGTCATTCAAAATCTTTTATGAAGTTTTCTTTATCTTCTTTCTATGTTTTCTGTGATGAAGCTTGGCACGTTATTTTTTTTAACGAATCAATTGGAAAAGACAGGCAAGAATATATCTAAAAAGTCTTACTAGTCTAGCCAATAGAAAACAAAGTATATATAAAATTAGCTAAAGTTAAGACATATACGTAAGGCTAACTGTCCAAATTAATTGCACAATAGAAGCAGTTCGTCAAAAGCTGCTGAATATGCCTTCACCACTAGCTAATGCTCAAAACTTATTAACCGACTTGATCGCGCGGTATGCTCATCGCGTCGATTATCTGATGATTCGCCTTGAAGAGTCGGAAGGCACTGATATTTTACTGCGTGGCAACAGGGTAGAAACCCTCAGTGAAGGAATTTCGATTGGCGGACAAGTGCGGGCTTGCTACAAAGGTGGCTGGGGTTTTAGTAGCTTTAATCAGCTAGAAACGATCGCGGAAAGAATCGAGGAAGCTGTTTCAGCTGCACGGATCGTTGGTGATGAAGAAACGCGCTTAGCAGAGGTAAAACCTGTACAAGATAGCTGTTTTGTGCCTTTAA includes:
- a CDS encoding SH3 domain-containing protein, giving the protein MNKYLISLGLGVLSLSITTPSKAQACRNYVIEDGYVNVRTGPSTQHSIVGRAYEGSDVNVVGRSGGWLRITYPHNGWVSGNMIGTDCRRSPATNSGGRYPYTEKFSMTNGGIVITVRQTPTWAELTTQERKSARENMWWDYLNEYGSEPLTVDFYTSRGYHIAQYSTRCRGRCFTKE